A genomic region of Roseateles amylovorans contains the following coding sequences:
- a CDS encoding S9 family peptidase translates to MPAVKKTSMPTPTTPHSPFDVDALWRMDRVGAPSLSPDGAQAVVPVTRYDMDKNSGATSLWLLSTLGGEPRRLTQAGEKDGQPQWSPQGDQIAFVARREQEGDKDEAPQIYLIPPDGGEARRLTQLPFGVEAFKWFPDGRRIAFVSWVDPTVKGQAAQAKVRQAEKDRKDTGYRTEEAFYRFWDHSLPMGRVPHLHVVELDSGRVRDLFEGTPYELSRAEPDGTTFDISPDGRRIAFSFDPAETKLLEHRNALAEVELRSGKIQVLLQDAAWDFTAPCYSHAGHHLAFLASHQGLKHTMPYWLAVLDTHGHWAVLSEDWDHDVAAPLQWDEDDLGVLFCAEDRGRRHLWRFDVKTLAAFVLTEGGHIGSFALQAGTLVVHHDSVQFPPRVSVVVQEGEADEAVLHRIDRFNDTQLDSHRFGAHEEVWYEGAQGELVQMWLIYPPDFDAKQSGKNAGKKLGKNPGKKTWPLMHVIHGGPHTAFGDSWHWRWNHQAMAAQGYVVACVNYHGSSSFGHRFLDSITHRWGELELQDIETATDLLLKQPWADPARVFATGGSYGGYMVAWMNGHVQPGRYQAYVCHAGCFDWQAMMANDAYHWHAKELGTWYWEDPAKVASQSPHGSAQHFNTPTLVVHGQLDYRVPDAQGLAYYNTLKAQGIDARLLWFPDENHWILKPRNSQLWYGEFFDWLKRHDTAGGKRKTGSGRKPAVAAKGAIKGVIKGAATGHAKGHAKGKATGATKAATTAAASATAAPEATLPASPKRPSAAKTQRSKA, encoded by the coding sequence ATGCCCGCCGTCAAGAAGACATCGATGCCGACACCGACGACCCCTCACTCCCCGTTCGACGTCGACGCGCTCTGGCGCATGGACCGGGTGGGCGCCCCGAGCCTCTCGCCCGACGGCGCGCAGGCCGTGGTGCCGGTCACCCGTTACGACATGGACAAGAACAGCGGGGCGACCTCGCTGTGGCTGCTCTCGACCCTGGGCGGCGAGCCGCGACGCCTCACCCAGGCCGGCGAGAAGGATGGCCAGCCGCAATGGAGCCCGCAGGGCGACCAGATTGCGTTCGTCGCCCGGCGTGAGCAGGAAGGCGACAAGGACGAGGCGCCGCAGATTTACCTGATCCCGCCCGACGGCGGCGAGGCGCGGCGACTCACCCAACTGCCCTTCGGCGTCGAGGCCTTCAAGTGGTTCCCGGACGGCCGCCGGATTGCCTTCGTGTCCTGGGTCGACCCCACCGTAAAGGGTCAGGCCGCTCAGGCCAAGGTGCGTCAGGCGGAGAAGGACCGCAAGGACACCGGTTACCGCACCGAAGAGGCCTTCTACCGCTTCTGGGACCACTCGCTGCCGATGGGCCGCGTGCCGCATCTGCATGTGGTGGAGCTGGACAGCGGCCGCGTGCGCGATCTGTTCGAAGGCACGCCGTACGAGCTCAGCCGCGCCGAGCCGGACGGCACCACCTTTGACATCTCGCCGGACGGCCGCCGCATCGCCTTCAGTTTCGATCCCGCCGAAACCAAGCTGCTGGAACACCGCAATGCGCTGGCCGAAGTGGAACTGCGCTCCGGCAAGATCCAGGTCCTGCTGCAGGACGCGGCCTGGGACTTCACCGCGCCCTGCTACAGCCATGCCGGGCATCACCTGGCGTTCCTGGCCAGCCATCAGGGCCTCAAGCACACCATGCCCTATTGGCTGGCGGTGCTGGACACCCACGGCCATTGGGCGGTGCTGTCCGAGGACTGGGACCACGACGTCGCCGCGCCGCTGCAGTGGGACGAGGACGACCTGGGCGTGCTGTTCTGCGCCGAGGACCGGGGGCGCCGCCATCTCTGGCGCTTCGATGTGAAGACGCTCGCGGCCTTCGTGCTGACCGAGGGCGGCCACATCGGCAGCTTCGCGCTGCAGGCCGGCACGCTGGTCGTGCATCACGACAGCGTGCAGTTCCCGCCGCGGGTGTCGGTGGTCGTGCAGGAGGGCGAGGCCGACGAGGCGGTGCTGCATCGGATCGACCGATTCAACGACACGCAGCTCGATTCACATCGCTTCGGCGCACATGAAGAGGTCTGGTACGAAGGCGCGCAGGGCGAGCTGGTGCAGATGTGGCTGATCTATCCGCCCGACTTCGACGCCAAACAGTCGGGCAAGAACGCGGGCAAGAAGCTGGGCAAGAACCCGGGCAAGAAGACCTGGCCGCTGATGCATGTGATCCACGGCGGGCCGCACACCGCCTTCGGTGACAGCTGGCACTGGCGCTGGAACCACCAGGCGATGGCGGCGCAGGGCTATGTGGTGGCCTGCGTGAACTACCACGGCTCGTCCAGCTTCGGCCATCGCTTCCTGGACTCCATCACCCACCGCTGGGGCGAGTTGGAGCTGCAGGACATCGAGACCGCGACCGACCTGCTGCTCAAGCAGCCGTGGGCCGACCCGGCGCGGGTGTTCGCCACCGGCGGCAGCTATGGCGGCTACATGGTCGCGTGGATGAACGGCCATGTGCAGCCCGGCCGTTATCAGGCCTATGTCTGCCACGCCGGCTGCTTCGACTGGCAGGCGATGATGGCCAACGACGCCTATCACTGGCATGCCAAGGAGCTGGGCACCTGGTACTGGGAGGATCCGGCCAAGGTCGCCTCGCAGAGCCCGCATGGCAGCGCGCAGCACTTCAACACGCCCACGCTGGTCGTCCATGGTCAGCTCGACTACCGGGTGCCTGATGCGCAGGGTCTGGCCTACTACAACACCTTGAAGGCCCAGGGCATCGACGCCCGGCTGCTGTGGTTCCCGGACGAGAACCACTGGATCCTCAAGCCGCGCAACAGCCAGCTCTGGTATGGGGAATTCTTCGACTGGCTGAAGCGCCACGACACCGCCGGCGGGAAGCGCAAAACCGGCAGCGGTCGCAAGCCAGCGGTGGCGGCAAAGGGCGCGATCAAAGGCGTGATCAAAGGCGCGGCAACAGGCCATGCAAAAGGCCATGCAAAAGGCAAGGCAACAGGCGCGACGAAGGCCGCGACAACGGCTGCTGCGAGCGCCACTGCAGCGCCCGAGGCAACGCTGCCCGCAAGCCCGAAGCGCCCGTCGGCCGCCAAGACCCAGCGCAGCAAGGCCTGA
- a CDS encoding GNAT family N-acetyltransferase, giving the protein MPPFTDFTRPITLTGPQARLEPLSHDHLEGLIDATRDGELWKLWYTPVPAPERMAAEIDRRLGLRDAGSMHPFTVLDAGGRVAGMTTFMNIDAVNRRVEIGSTWTRAACQRSGLNTQSKLLLLTDAFERLGCIAVEFRTHRLNQQSRRAIERLGAQLDGILRSHLRMPDGTLRDTCVYSITATEWPTVKTHLQWQLDKPRSA; this is encoded by the coding sequence ATGCCCCCCTTCACCGACTTCACCCGACCCATTACGCTGACCGGCCCGCAGGCGCGCCTGGAGCCGCTGTCGCACGATCATCTCGAAGGCCTGATCGACGCCACCCGCGATGGCGAACTGTGGAAGCTCTGGTACACCCCCGTGCCGGCGCCGGAGCGGATGGCGGCGGAGATTGACCGCCGTCTGGGCCTGCGCGACGCGGGGTCGATGCATCCCTTCACCGTGCTCGATGCCGGCGGCCGCGTGGCCGGCATGACGACCTTCATGAACATTGACGCGGTGAACCGCCGCGTCGAGATCGGCTCCACCTGGACCCGCGCCGCATGCCAGCGCAGCGGCCTCAACACCCAGAGCAAGCTGCTGTTGCTGACCGATGCCTTTGAGCGGCTGGGCTGCATCGCGGTGGAGTTCCGCACCCATCGCCTGAACCAGCAGAGCCGCCGCGCGATCGAGCGCCTGGGCGCTCAGCTCGACGGCATCCTCCGATCGCACCTGCGCATGCCCGACGGCACCCTGCGCGACACCTGCGTCTACAGCATCACCGCCACCGAATGGCCGACGGTGAAAACCCATCTCCAGTGGCAACTGGACAAACCCCGGAGCGCCTGA
- a CDS encoding AAA family ATPase has translation MKFKGSQDYVATPDLMLAVNAAITLQRPLLVKGEPGTGKTLLAEEVAKSLGLPLLQWHVKSTTKAQQGLYEYDAVSRLRDSQLGDDKVRDIGNYIVKGTLWQAFSADAPVALLIDEIDKADIEFPNDLLRELDRMEFYVYETREWVRAKHRPLVFITSNNEKELPDAFLRRCFFHYIKFPEADTMQAIVDVHFPHLKKDLLAAALKTFYDVRKLPGLKKKPSTSELIDWLKLLLAEDIPLEALQTQDEKVAIPPLVGALLKNEQDLSLFEKLVYMQSRNR, from the coding sequence ATGAAATTCAAAGGTTCCCAGGACTACGTCGCCACACCCGACCTGATGTTGGCGGTGAATGCGGCGATCACCCTGCAACGACCGCTGCTGGTCAAGGGCGAACCCGGCACCGGCAAGACCCTGCTGGCCGAGGAAGTGGCCAAGTCGCTGGGCCTGCCGCTGCTGCAGTGGCATGTGAAGAGCACCACCAAGGCCCAGCAGGGTCTGTATGAATACGACGCCGTCAGCCGCCTGCGCGACAGCCAGCTGGGCGACGACAAGGTGCGCGACATCGGCAACTACATCGTCAAGGGCACGCTGTGGCAGGCCTTCAGCGCCGACGCCCCGGTGGCGCTGCTGATCGACGAGATCGACAAGGCCGACATCGAGTTCCCCAACGACCTGCTGCGCGAACTCGACCGGATGGAGTTCTACGTCTACGAGACCCGGGAATGGGTGCGGGCCAAGCATCGGCCGCTGGTGTTCATCACCTCCAACAATGAGAAGGAACTGCCGGACGCCTTCCTGCGCCGCTGCTTCTTCCACTACATCAAGTTCCCCGAAGCGGACACGATGCAGGCCATCGTGGACGTGCACTTTCCCCATCTCAAGAAGGACCTGCTGGCCGCCGCGCTCAAGACCTTCTATGACGTGCGCAAGCTGCCGGGCCTGAAGAAGAAGCCCAGCACCTCGGAGCTGATCGACTGGCTCAAGCTGCTGCTGGCCGAGGACATTCCGCTGGAAGCCCTGCAGACGCAGGATGAAAAGGTCGCCATCCCGCCGCTGGTGGGGGCGCTGCTGAAGAACGAGCAAGACCTGTCCCTCTTCGAGAAGCTGGTCTATATGCAGAGCCGCAACCGCTGA
- a CDS encoding c-type cytochrome — MRKQLQISLALVLAGSAFVVSAQTAASTSSPAQGQAPAPTPVAARSVTQAPVQAKVAMCIGCHGIPGYQASFPEVHKVPMISGQNAKYISAALNAYAKGERKHPTMRGIAQSLTEQDIAEISTFYEQQVKVDPVPETIDPPPAVKALLDKGNCASCHGANFSKPIDGTYPKIAGQHADYLYVALKSYQTEGKPYLGRANAIMAGQVKQFSHAELKTLAKYLATLPGELRTVPQSKFR; from the coding sequence ATGAGAAAACAACTGCAGATCTCCCTCGCGTTGGTGCTGGCTGGAAGTGCTTTTGTTGTATCGGCTCAGACAGCTGCATCCACATCTTCGCCGGCGCAGGGACAAGCGCCGGCACCCACCCCCGTTGCCGCTCGGTCGGTGACGCAGGCACCGGTACAGGCCAAGGTGGCCATGTGCATCGGTTGCCATGGCATTCCTGGCTATCAGGCCAGCTTTCCCGAGGTGCACAAGGTTCCGATGATCTCGGGCCAGAATGCCAAATACATCAGCGCGGCACTCAACGCCTATGCCAAGGGCGAGCGCAAGCATCCGACGATGCGCGGCATCGCCCAGTCGCTCACCGAGCAGGACATCGCCGAGATATCCACCTTCTATGAACAGCAGGTGAAGGTCGATCCGGTGCCCGAGACCATCGACCCGCCGCCCGCGGTCAAGGCCCTGCTCGACAAGGGCAACTGCGCCAGTTGCCACGGCGCGAACTTCAGCAAGCCGATCGACGGCACCTACCCCAAGATCGCCGGCCAGCATGCCGACTATCTGTACGTGGCGTTGAAGTCCTACCAGACCGAAGGCAAACCCTACTTGGGGCGCGCCAACGCCATCATGGCGGGCCAGGTGAAGCAATTCAGCCACGCGGAACTCAAGACCTTGGCGAAATATTTGGCAACGCTTCCCGGAGAGTTGCGCACCGTGCCGCAGTCCAAATTCCGGTGA
- a CDS encoding HD-GYP domain-containing protein, whose amino-acid sequence MLKKIPTHQVRLGMYLHGMEGSWLSHPFWKTKFVLADPNDVKALKGSGVPFCWIDAAQGLDVEGEPDNGVSPKPSDPAPASPAVAAAPAAPQAPAVIASEPRPELSTAPASMGEELERAAQVVNKSKQAVISLFGEARLGKAVDAEQCLPLVEEVANSVARNPSALISLARLKTKDDYTYMHSVAVCALMVSLSRQMGLDEASTREAGLAGLLHDVGKMAMPMDVLNKPGALTDEEFAIMRGHPTRGYEMLLEGTSVPESALDVALHHHEKMDGTGYPAKLAGEGITLLSRMGAVCDVYDAITSNRPYKNAWDPASSLARMAQWKGHFDPLVFQAFVKSVGIYPVGTLVKLQSGRLAVVLDQNTSVLTSPRVRVFYSTKSQMPIPTQVLDLSSPSAGDRIIGREDPATWGFQRLDDLWQQA is encoded by the coding sequence ATGTTGAAGAAGATACCGACGCATCAAGTTCGCCTGGGCATGTATTTGCACGGGATGGAAGGCTCGTGGCTGTCGCATCCGTTCTGGAAGACCAAGTTCGTCCTGGCTGATCCGAACGATGTCAAAGCCCTGAAGGGCAGCGGCGTGCCGTTCTGCTGGATCGACGCCGCCCAGGGCCTGGATGTCGAGGGCGAGCCCGACAACGGCGTCTCGCCCAAGCCGAGCGACCCTGCGCCTGCATCCCCAGCTGTGGCCGCTGCGCCCGCCGCACCGCAGGCCCCTGCCGTCATTGCTTCGGAGCCCCGCCCCGAGCTGAGCACCGCGCCGGCGTCGATGGGCGAGGAACTCGAGCGGGCTGCGCAAGTGGTCAACAAGTCCAAGCAGGCGGTGATCAGCCTGTTCGGTGAAGCGCGTCTGGGCAAGGCGGTGGATGCCGAGCAATGCCTGCCCCTGGTGGAAGAGGTCGCCAATTCAGTGGCTCGCAATCCTTCCGCCCTGATCAGCCTGGCCCGGCTCAAGACCAAGGACGACTACACCTACATGCATTCGGTGGCAGTCTGCGCGCTGATGGTGTCGCTGTCCCGCCAGATGGGCCTGGACGAGGCGAGCACCCGCGAGGCCGGCCTGGCCGGTCTGCTGCACGATGTCGGCAAGATGGCCATGCCGATGGATGTGCTGAACAAGCCCGGCGCGCTCACCGATGAAGAATTCGCCATCATGCGCGGCCATCCCACCCGCGGCTACGAGATGCTGCTCGAAGGCACCTCGGTGCCGGAGTCGGCACTGGACGTGGCCCTGCATCACCACGAGAAGATGGACGGCACCGGCTATCCGGCCAAGCTGGCGGGCGAGGGCATCACGCTGCTGTCGCGCATGGGCGCGGTCTGCGATGTCTATGACGCCATCACCTCGAACCGGCCTTACAAGAATGCGTGGGATCCGGCCTCGTCGCTGGCCCGCATGGCGCAGTGGAAGGGCCACTTCGATCCGCTGGTGTTCCAGGCCTTCGTCAAGAGCGTGGGCATCTATCCCGTGGGCACGCTGGTGAAGCTGCAATCGGGCCGACTGGCGGTGGTGCTGGACCAGAACACCAGCGTGCTCACCTCGCCGCGGGTGCGGGTCTTCTACTCCACCAAGTCGCAGATGCCGATTCCCACCCAGGTGCTGGACCTGTCCTCGCCCTCGGCCGGAGATCGCATCATCGGACGCGAAGACCCGGCCACCTGGGGCTTCCAGCGGCTGGACGATCTCTGGCAGCAGGCCTGA
- a CDS encoding urease accessory protein UreD has translation MPSPLTGGGDAGEAGLAGKRWLARLEADYRLSHGRCSVHHRHEGPLRLLKSLYPEGPAICHSVLVHPPSGLVGGDTLDIAMTVGEGAHALVTTPGATRFYRSPTGAAATQRVTAALQPGARLEWLPLEAIAYPGCEAFNEARFSLAPGAELLAWDITAFGLPGAGQAFDHGRFIQHLEIPGVWLEHGCLSADDALLMDGALGLAGQRCMGTLVFAAGGGLARERRERALDVVRERIEADALRTRAGATAAQDGVLVVRVLGPVVEPVAALLRQCWAAWRHELWGLAGTAPRLWSM, from the coding sequence ATGCCGTCACCGCTGACCGGCGGCGGCGATGCGGGCGAGGCCGGGCTGGCAGGCAAGCGCTGGCTCGCGCGGCTGGAGGCGGACTACCGCCTGTCCCATGGCCGCTGCAGCGTGCACCATCGGCATGAAGGTCCGTTGCGCTTGCTCAAGAGCCTGTATCCGGAAGGGCCGGCCATCTGCCACAGCGTGCTGGTGCATCCGCCCAGCGGCCTGGTGGGCGGCGACACACTGGACATCGCGATGACGGTGGGCGAGGGCGCGCATGCGCTGGTCACTACCCCGGGGGCGACCCGCTTCTATCGCAGCCCGACCGGCGCTGCGGCCACCCAGCGGGTCACGGCGGCGCTGCAGCCCGGTGCGCGCCTGGAGTGGTTGCCGCTGGAGGCCATCGCCTATCCCGGCTGCGAGGCCTTCAACGAAGCGCGTTTCAGCCTCGCGCCCGGCGCTGAACTGCTGGCGTGGGACATCACCGCCTTCGGCCTGCCCGGCGCTGGTCAAGCCTTCGACCACGGCCGCTTCATCCAGCATCTGGAGATTCCTGGCGTCTGGCTGGAGCACGGCTGCCTGTCGGCGGACGATGCCCTGCTGATGGACGGCGCGCTCGGCCTGGCCGGACAGCGCTGCATGGGCACGCTGGTGTTCGCCGCCGGCGGCGGCCTGGCCCGCGAGCGCCGGGAGCGGGCGCTGGACGTCGTGCGCGAGCGCATTGAGGCCGATGCGCTCCGGACTCGCGCGGGCGCGACAGCGGCGCAGGATGGGGTGCTGGTGGTCCGGGTGCTGGGGCCGGTGGTGGAGCCGGTGGCCGCCTTGCTGCGGCAGTGCTGGGCCGCCTGGCGGCACGAGCTGTGGGGCCTGGCGGGCACCGCACCGCGCTTGTGGTCGATGTAG
- a CDS encoding LysR family transcriptional regulator — MSTPRPVNFRTLDLNLLRVFDVVMEERHVTRAAHRLAITQPAVSNALRRLREATNEELFLPTSTGVEPTLHAQALWPTVRKALSSLQQALEPQAFDPRAAANTVSFTLAMADATAALLVPALARRFMQEGVHVDLRIVPLTTRDPRDMLEQGRADVAIGFFPDLKSMFVGDDDGGAFRRTALYESRYVCVMRAEHPLAPPGALTLDSYCAAQHLRVSFAGRPHGFVDDALARLGRRRTVAITVNSFFTGGLAVQQSDLLTVLPNSFVPATGIVGLLACREVPFELMGIDISQLWHVRHELEPAQRWLRQMLQEASAEIRARTEAMPLMTGA; from the coding sequence ATGAGCACGCCCCGCCCCGTCAACTTCCGCACCCTGGATCTGAACCTGTTGCGGGTATTTGACGTGGTGATGGAAGAGCGCCATGTCACCCGGGCCGCCCATCGGCTGGCGATCACCCAGCCTGCGGTCAGCAATGCGCTGCGTCGGCTGCGGGAGGCGACCAACGAGGAACTTTTCCTGCCCACCTCCACCGGCGTGGAGCCCACCCTGCATGCGCAGGCGCTCTGGCCGACGGTGCGCAAGGCGCTGTCCAGCCTGCAGCAGGCACTGGAGCCTCAGGCTTTCGATCCGCGCGCCGCGGCCAACACGGTCAGCTTCACCCTGGCCATGGCCGACGCCACCGCCGCCTTGCTGGTGCCGGCGTTGGCGCGTCGTTTCATGCAGGAGGGCGTACATGTGGACCTGCGCATCGTGCCGCTCACCACCCGGGATCCGCGCGACATGCTGGAGCAGGGCCGGGCGGACGTGGCGATCGGCTTCTTTCCCGATTTGAAGTCGATGTTCGTCGGCGATGACGACGGCGGCGCCTTCCGCCGCACGGCGCTCTATGAGAGCCGCTACGTCTGCGTGATGCGCGCCGAGCATCCGCTGGCGCCCCCCGGCGCGCTCACCCTGGACAGCTACTGCGCTGCCCAGCATCTGCGGGTGAGCTTTGCCGGACGGCCGCACGGTTTCGTGGACGACGCCTTGGCGCGGCTGGGCCGGCGCCGCACGGTGGCCATCACCGTCAACAGCTTCTTCACCGGCGGGCTGGCGGTCCAGCAGTCTGACCTGCTCACCGTGCTGCCCAACAGCTTTGTGCCGGCCACCGGCATCGTCGGCCTGCTGGCCTGCCGGGAGGTGCCGTTCGAGCTGATGGGCATCGACATCAGCCAGCTCTGGCATGTGCGCCATGAGCTGGAGCCCGCTCAGCGCTGGCTGCGTCAGATGCTGCAGGAAGCCTCGGCGGAAATCCGTGCGCGCACCGAGGCCATGCCGTTGATGACCGGGGCCTGA